The proteins below come from a single Leptotrichia sp. oral taxon 223 genomic window:
- a CDS encoding metalloregulator ArsR/SmtB family transcription factor, giving the protein MDKICENYKNSLYSGLSKIGKCLSSEKRIEILDLLVQGSKTVESISNETGMSIANTSRHLQVLKDGNLVISEKKGNYVVYEIANTQIIDLVYLLIGVGEQQLADIQRIHNEFNDSCMKIRPITLEQAYEMAKDREALIIDLRPEDEFNSSHIENAINIPMKNLEKNLKKLPKDKEIIVYCRGRNCAYANLASKLLNDNGFHAYSLNQSYYDWQKYDNF; this is encoded by the coding sequence ATGGATAAAATATGTGAAAACTATAAAAATAGCCTGTATTCAGGATTGTCAAAAATTGGAAAATGCCTGTCCAGCGAAAAAAGAATCGAAATACTGGATTTACTTGTACAGGGCTCAAAAACTGTGGAAAGTATTTCAAATGAAACAGGGATGAGTATTGCCAACACTTCAAGGCACTTGCAGGTTTTAAAGGATGGAAATTTGGTTATTAGTGAAAAAAAGGGAAATTATGTTGTTTATGAAATCGCAAATACGCAAATAATTGATTTGGTGTATCTTTTAATTGGGGTAGGAGAGCAGCAACTGGCAGATATTCAGCGAATACACAATGAGTTTAATGATAGCTGCATGAAAATCCGTCCAATTACTTTGGAGCAGGCTTACGAAATGGCAAAAGACAGAGAAGCTTTAATAATAGATTTACGTCCGGAAGATGAATTTAATTCAAGTCATATAGAAAACGCAATAAATATTCCAATGAAAAATCTTGAAAAAAATTTAAAGAAATTACCAAAAGATAAGGAAATAATCGTTTATTGCAGAGGACGGAACTGCGCCTATGCAAATCTTGCTTCCAAACTCTTGAATGACAATGGATTTCATGCTTACAGCCTGAATCAAAGTTATTATGATTGGCAAAAATATGATAATTTTTGA
- a CDS encoding glycyl-radical enzyme activating protein, whose product MRALVTDIERGATFDGPGVRTVVYFKGCPLRCLWCSNPETQKIENQFYWDSRKCTKCGDCTKVENSSITINKDNFWNYNRFLCEDFDTPCRVCPVAGALKKVAQDMTVEDVFKIVMKDEKFYRNSGGGVTLSGGEILVNAAFGTELFERLKDEYINTAIETTGFGSYKELERLAKLTDTVLFDIKHMDSEKHKQYTSVTNGLILENLTKLSKWHKKIIMRFPFIKGINDDEKNIHETAKFLKKLNLLEVNILPYHTMGLEKYRKLRMPYPMKTLEKHTQEELDNALQIMKGYGLKARLNG is encoded by the coding sequence ATGAGAGCTTTGGTTACAGATATTGAAAGAGGAGCCACATTTGATGGACCAGGGGTTAGGACAGTTGTTTATTTTAAAGGATGTCCGCTTAGATGCCTGTGGTGTTCTAACCCTGAAACCCAAAAAATTGAAAACCAATTTTACTGGGATTCAAGAAAATGTACAAAATGTGGAGACTGCACAAAGGTAGAAAACAGTTCCATCACTATAAATAAAGATAACTTCTGGAATTATAACCGTTTTTTATGTGAAGATTTTGATACTCCCTGCCGTGTATGTCCAGTTGCTGGTGCGTTAAAAAAAGTTGCACAGGATATGACGGTTGAAGATGTATTTAAAATTGTGATGAAGGATGAAAAATTTTATAGAAACTCTGGAGGAGGAGTTACATTAAGTGGCGGAGAAATACTTGTAAATGCAGCATTTGGAACAGAATTATTTGAAAGATTGAAAGATGAATACATAAATACTGCTATTGAAACAACTGGATTTGGAAGTTACAAGGAACTTGAAAGACTTGCAAAATTAACCGACACTGTATTATTTGATATAAAACATATGGACAGTGAAAAGCATAAACAATATACTTCCGTTACAAATGGACTAATTTTGGAAAATCTTACAAAACTTTCAAAATGGCATAAAAAGATTATTATGAGATTTCCCTTTATAAAAGGAATAAACGATGATGAGAAGAATATTCACGAAACAGCAAAATTTTTGAAAAAATTAAATTTACTGGAAGTAAATATACTGCCTTATCACACAATGGGACTTGAAAAATATAGAAAATTAAGAATGCCGTATCCGATGAAAACACTCGAAAAACATACACAAGAAGAACTCGATAATGCTTTACAAATAATGAAAGGTTATGGATTAAAGGCAAGATTGAATGGATAA
- the nadN gene encoding NAD nucleotidase, with amino-acid sequence MKKLILLGLAAAISISAMGATRKKTASKNKLSAKTLELNLIHINDHHSHLEEEKMDLVLNGKKVTVNVGGMPRMIQRIADLKKSSKNNLVLHAGDALSGTLYYTLFKGKADAALMNVGHFDLFTLGNHEFDDGNTVLKNFLDELKIPVVSANVIPDKGSILEGKWTPYVIKKIDGQDVAIVGLDVVGKTIESSSPGKDIKFHDEVETAKKMVAELQAKGINKIIFLSHAGYEKNLEIAEKVSGIDVIITGDTHYLLGENYKEYGLKPVAEYPKKIMSPAGEPVYVAEAWCYSHMVGNMKVKFDDKGVITELKAEPTIVIGDSSFEVKNDKGEKSELQGKEREDIIKYINSRKDIKFVKEDPTAQKVLARYKAEKNELGKKEIGNITQEIPGGSANRIPNDKNPEGSLATTLVSETVLHMLKNMGTGNVDMVIMNSGGIRISLVPGKISYDDAYTLLPFTSNTIYILKMNGAEIKQVIEDALNFALDGGSSGAFPYGAGIRFEATKAGTLGTRVKKVEVLDAKTNKWVPIDAGKTYTVGTNSYIAAGKDGYATFGKITSTPGREGVNTHLGVETSFINYVKEKKSVGRPESSNVKFKY; translated from the coding sequence ATGAAAAAATTAATTTTATTGGGCTTAGCGGCAGCTATAAGCATATCAGCTATGGGAGCAACTAGAAAAAAAACAGCTTCAAAAAACAAACTTTCTGCTAAAACATTGGAGTTGAATTTAATCCACATTAACGATCACCATTCACATCTTGAAGAAGAAAAAATGGACTTAGTTCTTAATGGGAAAAAAGTTACTGTCAATGTTGGTGGAATGCCAAGAATGATTCAAAGAATAGCAGATTTAAAAAAATCTAGTAAAAATAATCTGGTATTGCATGCAGGAGATGCTCTTTCTGGAACATTGTATTACACTTTGTTTAAAGGAAAAGCTGATGCGGCACTTATGAATGTAGGACATTTTGACTTGTTCACTTTAGGAAATCATGAATTTGATGATGGTAATACTGTCTTAAAAAATTTCCTTGATGAATTAAAGATACCTGTAGTTTCAGCTAATGTTATTCCTGATAAGGGAAGTATTTTGGAGGGAAAATGGACTCCTTACGTAATTAAAAAAATAGATGGACAGGATGTTGCCATTGTGGGATTAGATGTAGTAGGAAAAACCATTGAATCTTCAAGTCCTGGAAAAGATATAAAATTTCACGATGAAGTTGAAACAGCCAAAAAAATGGTAGCAGAACTTCAGGCAAAAGGAATCAACAAGATAATTTTCCTATCACATGCAGGATATGAAAAAAATCTTGAAATCGCCGAAAAAGTTTCGGGAATAGACGTGATTATTACAGGAGATACTCACTATCTATTGGGAGAAAACTATAAAGAATATGGATTAAAACCTGTTGCAGAATATCCTAAAAAAATAATGTCACCAGCAGGAGAACCTGTGTATGTTGCAGAAGCATGGTGTTACTCACATATGGTTGGAAATATGAAAGTTAAATTTGATGATAAAGGTGTAATAACTGAACTAAAAGCAGAGCCTACAATAGTTATTGGTGACAGCTCATTTGAAGTTAAAAATGATAAAGGTGAAAAAAGCGAGCTTCAAGGAAAAGAAAGAGAAGATATTATCAAATATATAAACAGCCGTAAAGATATAAAATTTGTTAAGGAAGACCCTACTGCTCAAAAAGTGCTTGCAAGATATAAAGCAGAAAAAAATGAACTTGGTAAAAAGGAAATAGGAAATATAACACAGGAAATTCCTGGTGGATCAGCAAACAGAATACCTAATGATAAAAATCCTGAGGGATCACTTGCTACAACACTTGTATCTGAAACAGTTCTGCATATGCTTAAAAATATGGGAACAGGTAACGTTGACATGGTAATAATGAATTCAGGGGGAATCAGAATTTCATTGGTACCTGGAAAAATTTCATATGATGATGCCTATACATTGCTTCCGTTTACTTCAAATACAATCTATATTCTGAAAATGAATGGTGCAGAAATAAAACAGGTAATAGAAGATGCACTGAATTTTGCACTTGACGGAGGATCTTCAGGAGCATTCCCATATGGAGCAGGAATAAGATTTGAGGCAACTAAGGCAGGAACTCTTGGAACAAGAGTTAAAAAAGTGGAGGTGCTTGATGCAAAAACAAATAAATGGGTTCCAATTGATGCAGGAAAAACTTATACTGTAGGAACAAACTCATATATTGCTGCAGGAAAAGATGGATATGCAACGTTTGGTAAAATTACTTCAACTCCTGGAAGAGAAGGGGTAAATACACATTTAGGTGTTGAAACATCTTTTATAAACTACGTTAAAGAGAAAAAATCAGTTGGAAGACCTGAATCTTCAAATGTAAAATTCAAATATTAA
- a CDS encoding DeoR/GlpR family DNA-binding transcription regulator: MLKNERQDIILMKLNNKGKVVVGELAIDLSVSEDTIRRDLAEMDTKGLLKRVFGGALPLNRYALNYTERQNFEPELKYELALKGVNLLKDGQLVAIDGSTTNLQLAKAIPVNLSLTVITNSLAIASELCNHKNIEIIMVGGNLFQKIMTNVGNLAVEQVKEYYPDICFMGAYAIHPLMGITSPYEKEVSVKRQFIKSSSRVVTLIIPNKFNVIMPYKVCDMTDVTTIITDKSVSAEILEEYEKIGIECI; the protein is encoded by the coding sequence ATGCTTAAAAATGAAAGACAGGATATAATTTTAATGAAACTTAATAATAAAGGTAAAGTTGTAGTCGGAGAACTTGCGATTGATTTGTCCGTTTCTGAAGATACGATAAGAAGAGATCTCGCTGAAATGGATACAAAGGGACTTCTAAAAAGAGTTTTTGGTGGGGCATTGCCTTTAAACAGATATGCTTTAAATTATACGGAAAGACAGAATTTTGAGCCTGAACTAAAATACGAACTGGCATTAAAAGGTGTAAATTTACTAAAGGATGGGCAGTTAGTTGCGATAGACGGAAGTACAACAAATCTTCAATTAGCAAAAGCTATTCCAGTTAATTTGTCACTAACGGTAATTACCAATAGCCTAGCTATAGCAAGTGAGCTTTGCAATCACAAAAATATAGAGATAATAATGGTTGGTGGAAATCTGTTTCAAAAAATTATGACTAATGTGGGAAATTTGGCAGTAGAGCAAGTAAAAGAATATTATCCAGATATTTGTTTTATGGGAGCTTATGCAATTCATCCGTTAATGGGGATAACAAGCCCTTATGAAAAGGAAGTAAGTGTAAAACGTCAGTTTATAAAGTCTTCAAGCAGAGTTGTGACGTTAATTATACCAAATAAATTTAATGTAATAATGCCTTATAAAGTGTGTGATATGACAGATGTTACAACTATTATAACAGATAAGAGTGTATCAGCGGAGATACTGGAAGAGTATGAAAAAATAGGAATTGAATGTATTTGA
- a CDS encoding glycyl radical protein — translation MREFVLKSERVKKLRESALSKFPGVSVERGRLLTKAYKEHEGKSKYIVRAYAVKEILENMTIYIKDGELIVGNQSVDERTAPLFPEYAVDWIVDEIKAKGNFDHRDGDKFRIPEEEIPELLEICEWWRGKTLKDKAHAQMPQEIKEAGTVKIIHGEGNMTSGDGHIVPDFKKVLTKGLKGVIEEAKASMEKVDITVYGGYNKIDFLKAVQIVAQATIDFAHRFANLAKELAEKETDPQRKEELLRIQKNCLNVPENPTQTFWEGVQAIWFIHLVIQIESNGHSASLGRVDQYLYPLYKKDVLEGNLDREFAKEMLQCLWIKLYSVIKVRSTSHSGYGAGYPTYQNVTIGGSTPSGKDSTNELSYLILESVGENKLTQPNLSARFHINSPEKFIRKCAEVAATGYGMPAMHTDEIIVPALLNKGVKIEDAYNYSMVGCVEVAVPGKWGYRCTGMTFLNFVKATELVLNDGYDARTGLQLLKAGKLTDYETYEDLWEAWKKYMKHYTKLSVALDALADTHLEEFPDILLSSLIDDCIGRGLSAKEGGAVYDIISGLQVGIANAANSLYALKTTVFDNKILTREEVYNALQTNYEGENGERIRKILLEVPKYGNDIDEVDEFATNIYWTYIDEIQKYHNTRYGRGPINGGYGVSTSGISSNVPMGTVSGATPDGRYAYTPAAEGGSPTQGTDTNGPTAVLNSVNKLPTLMITGGQLLNQKYSPELVNTPEQFEKFVNVIKSFISSKGWHIQFNIISGKTLKQAQVEPEKHRDIIVRVAGYCAQFVTLDRTTQNDIISRTEQRI, via the coding sequence ATGAGAGAATTTGTTTTAAAAAGTGAAAGAGTAAAAAAATTAAGAGAATCGGCTTTATCAAAATTTCCTGGTGTCAGTGTCGAAAGAGGCAGACTTTTGACAAAAGCATACAAAGAACATGAAGGAAAATCAAAATACATTGTTCGTGCTTATGCAGTTAAAGAAATTTTAGAAAACATGACAATATACATAAAAGACGGAGAACTTATTGTAGGAAATCAGTCTGTTGACGAAAGAACAGCTCCGCTTTTTCCAGAATATGCAGTAGATTGGATTGTTGATGAAATCAAGGCAAAAGGAAACTTTGACCATAGAGATGGAGATAAATTCAGAATTCCTGAAGAAGAAATCCCAGAACTTTTGGAAATTTGTGAATGGTGGCGTGGAAAAACACTGAAAGACAAGGCTCATGCTCAAATGCCTCAGGAAATAAAAGAAGCTGGAACTGTAAAAATTATTCATGGTGAAGGAAATATGACTTCTGGTGACGGACATATTGTACCTGATTTTAAAAAGGTTTTGACAAAAGGACTAAAGGGAGTAATAGAAGAGGCTAAGGCTTCTATGGAAAAAGTGGATATTACAGTTTATGGCGGATACAATAAAATTGATTTTTTAAAGGCTGTACAAATTGTGGCACAGGCAACTATTGACTTTGCTCATAGATTTGCAAATTTGGCTAAAGAACTGGCTGAAAAGGAAACTGATCCTCAAAGAAAAGAAGAATTGCTTCGGATTCAGAAAAACTGTCTAAACGTACCTGAAAATCCTACTCAAACATTCTGGGAAGGAGTACAGGCAATCTGGTTCATTCATTTAGTAATTCAGATTGAAAGTAATGGACATTCGGCTTCTCTTGGAAGAGTGGATCAATATTTATACCCACTTTATAAAAAAGATGTTTTGGAAGGAAATTTAGACAGGGAATTTGCAAAGGAAATGCTGCAATGCCTATGGATAAAATTATATTCTGTAATAAAAGTCCGTTCAACTTCGCATTCTGGTTACGGCGCAGGTTATCCAACTTATCAGAATGTTACAATAGGAGGATCAACTCCAAGCGGAAAAGATTCTACAAATGAATTAAGCTATTTAATTCTGGAAAGTGTTGGAGAAAATAAGCTTACACAGCCAAATTTATCTGCAAGATTTCATATAAATTCTCCAGAAAAATTCATCAGAAAATGTGCAGAAGTGGCTGCGACAGGTTATGGAATGCCTGCAATGCATACAGATGAAATAATAGTTCCCGCATTGTTAAACAAAGGTGTAAAAATTGAAGATGCCTATAATTATTCAATGGTAGGATGTGTGGAAGTTGCTGTTCCTGGAAAATGGGGTTACAGATGTACAGGAATGACTTTTTTAAACTTTGTAAAAGCAACCGAGCTTGTGTTAAACGACGGTTATGATGCCAGAACTGGACTTCAATTACTAAAAGCAGGGAAACTGACTGACTATGAAACTTATGAGGATTTATGGGAAGCATGGAAAAAATATATGAAACACTATACAAAACTATCTGTTGCACTTGATGCATTGGCTGATACACATTTAGAAGAATTTCCTGACATCTTATTGTCAAGTCTTATTGATGACTGTATTGGAAGAGGACTTTCCGCAAAAGAAGGTGGAGCAGTTTATGATATTATTTCAGGACTTCAAGTGGGAATTGCAAATGCCGCAAATTCATTATATGCTTTAAAAACAACAGTTTTTGATAACAAAATTTTAACAAGGGAAGAAGTTTACAATGCCCTTCAAACAAACTATGAAGGCGAAAATGGAGAAAGAATCAGAAAAATATTGCTGGAAGTACCTAAATATGGAAATGATATCGATGAAGTGGATGAATTTGCTACAAACATCTACTGGACATATATTGATGAAATTCAAAAATATCACAATACAAGATATGGAAGAGGCCCAATTAACGGCGGTTATGGAGTTTCAACATCTGGAATTTCTTCAAATGTACCAATGGGAACAGTAAGTGGTGCCACTCCAGACGGAAGATACGCTTATACACCAGCAGCCGAAGGAGGTTCTCCAACTCAGGGAACTGACACAAACGGCCCGACAGCAGTATTAAATTCTGTAAATAAATTGCCAACTCTGATGATTACAGGTGGACAGTTGCTAAATCAAAAATATTCTCCTGAACTGGTAAATACTCCAGAACAATTCGAAAAATTTGTAAATGTAATAAAATCATTTATAAGTTCAAAAGGATGGCATATCCAATTTAACATTATTTCAGGAAAAACATTGAAACAGGCACAGGTTGAACCTGAAAAACATAGAGATATTATCGTAAGAGTAGCTGGATACTGTGCACAATTTGTTACACTTGACAGAACTACACAAAATGATATTATTTCAAGAACGGAACAAAGAATATAA
- a CDS encoding transaldolase family protein — protein sequence MIRMQYFIDTANLESIKKISDIFPIAGVTTNPTIIAKEKRDFKEVINDIFDIIGKDKIVHAQAVGSTSEIMVKEVQLLRDTFGENFYTKIPVTPEGIKAIKILARDGHKITATGILSPQQIIMAAEAGAEYMAPYINRSDNIGENGIEIVKDAYKILEMTKKTDEEKLERYKRIFEPKILGASFKNVRQVHETILAGSKSVTVAPDVFEKLIYHPYTDWSMDTFNSDWEKVYGKKTLLDLL from the coding sequence ATGATAAGAATGCAATATTTTATTGATACGGCGAATTTGGAGAGTATAAAAAAAATTAGCGATATTTTTCCAATAGCGGGAGTTACTACAAATCCTACTATTATTGCGAAGGAAAAAAGGGATTTTAAAGAGGTTATAAACGATATTTTTGATATTATTGGAAAAGATAAGATTGTGCATGCACAGGCTGTTGGGAGTACATCTGAAATAATGGTAAAAGAAGTACAGCTTTTGCGTGACACTTTTGGAGAAAATTTTTATACAAAAATTCCTGTAACGCCTGAAGGGATAAAAGCCATAAAAATTTTGGCAAGAGATGGTCATAAAATAACTGCAACAGGTATTTTATCACCACAGCAGATAATTATGGCGGCAGAAGCAGGGGCAGAATATATGGCTCCATACATTAACCGTTCTGACAATATTGGCGAAAATGGGATTGAAATTGTAAAGGATGCCTATAAAATTCTTGAAATGACTAAAAAAACTGATGAGGAAAAATTGGAACGGTACAAAAGAATATTTGAGCCAAAAATATTAGGTGCTTCGTTTAAGAATGTAAGACAGGTTCACGAAACAATTTTGGCTGGATCAAAATCTGTAACAGTAGCTCCAGATGTCTTTGAAAAATTAATTTATCATCCTTACACAGACTGGAGCATGGATACGTTTAATTCTGACTGGGAAAAAGTTTATGGCAAAAAAACACTGCTTGACTTGTTATAA
- a CDS encoding glucose PTS transporter subunit IIA, whose product MKKNKKENQIFLTLQTIGRAFFLPVSILPVAGLLLGLGASFTNPKTIAFYHLDGLLAQGTPMNYVLTVMNNVGLAVFANLPLIFAMAVALGMAKKEKGVAVLSSGLSFIIMHTTIKTLLVFSGKILPDGTVSEKVLDGAISSVLGIQTLEMGVFGGIIVGLGVAFLHNRFYKTKLPAAISFFSGVRFVPIICTFAYIVVGFISFAIWPVIQQGIFSIGRVVTGSGDIGIFIFGFMERILIPFGLHHIWYIPFWQTGLGGSAMIDGTMVSGAQNIFFAELVSPNTTRFSIDAAKFMTGKYSFMMGGLPGAALAMYHCAKPNKKKIVGGLLLSAALTSFLTGITEPIEFTFLFVAPFVFVVHCIFAGISFALMRILDIAIGTTFSCGLIDFTLYGILPGNSKTHWLRLLPIFVIYFVLYYFFFKFVIQKWNLKTPGREDDDEDTKLYTKDDYNTMRDSRKQGAITEDTVSQAIIDGLGGLDNFGDVTCCATRLRMRVNNMDLVNEAALKRTGAMGVIKKGSGIQVVYGPTVSVIKSNLTEYIEKIKEHGMEASFAEEKPARNIDLNVLNLSEDSVNENYESLEAINQIIAPYKGKIYDIENISDKIFNTKVLGDGFAIEIEGDEIIAPTDGTVVNVYTTEHAFIIQDKFGHNILIHVGLGTAGLNGEGIKLFKKIGDTVKKGEKIGALDRNAITKAGISLISPVTFLNVDKAKYGIKVEKTGNVEAGEETIIFITKK is encoded by the coding sequence ATGAAAAAGAACAAAAAAGAAAATCAGATTTTTCTTACGTTGCAGACAATAGGAAGGGCGTTCTTCCTGCCAGTTTCAATTTTGCCGGTTGCTGGATTGTTATTAGGTTTAGGGGCTTCGTTTACAAATCCTAAGACAATAGCATTTTATCATTTAGATGGATTACTTGCACAAGGGACACCTATGAATTATGTCCTTACTGTAATGAATAACGTTGGACTTGCAGTATTTGCTAATTTGCCTTTGATATTTGCGATGGCGGTAGCATTGGGAATGGCGAAAAAGGAAAAAGGGGTTGCGGTGCTGTCTTCTGGACTTTCGTTTATAATAATGCATACAACTATTAAAACGTTATTGGTATTTAGCGGAAAAATTTTACCTGATGGGACTGTTTCTGAAAAAGTGCTGGATGGTGCGATAAGTTCCGTTCTTGGTATACAAACGCTTGAAATGGGAGTGTTTGGGGGAATTATAGTAGGACTTGGAGTTGCATTTTTGCATAATAGATTTTACAAGACAAAACTTCCTGCGGCAATATCATTTTTTTCAGGAGTTAGATTTGTGCCAATTATATGTACGTTTGCTTATATTGTTGTAGGATTTATTTCCTTTGCGATTTGGCCAGTTATTCAACAGGGAATATTCTCGATTGGAAGAGTTGTAACAGGTTCAGGGGACATTGGAATATTTATTTTTGGATTTATGGAAAGAATATTGATACCTTTTGGACTTCATCACATCTGGTATATTCCATTCTGGCAAACAGGACTGGGTGGAAGTGCAATGATAGACGGAACAATGGTTTCAGGGGCACAAAACATATTCTTTGCAGAATTAGTATCGCCAAATACTACACGTTTTAGCATTGATGCGGCGAAATTTATGACAGGAAAATATTCATTTATGATGGGTGGACTTCCAGGAGCAGCTCTTGCAATGTATCATTGTGCAAAACCAAATAAAAAGAAAATAGTTGGAGGATTGTTACTTTCGGCGGCTTTAACAAGTTTTCTTACAGGGATTACAGAGCCTATTGAATTTACATTCTTATTCGTAGCGCCTTTCGTATTTGTTGTTCACTGTATTTTTGCAGGAATTTCATTTGCACTTATGAGAATACTTGATATAGCGATAGGAACTACTTTTTCTTGTGGACTGATAGATTTCACATTATACGGAATATTACCAGGAAATTCAAAAACACATTGGCTTAGATTATTGCCAATATTTGTAATATATTTTGTACTTTACTATTTCTTCTTTAAATTTGTTATACAAAAATGGAACTTGAAAACTCCAGGAAGGGAAGATGATGATGAAGATACAAAATTATACACAAAAGATGATTACAATACTATGAGAGATAGCAGAAAACAGGGAGCAATAACAGAAGATACAGTTTCACAGGCAATTATAGATGGACTTGGAGGACTTGATAATTTTGGTGATGTTACGTGCTGTGCAACTAGACTGAGAATGCGTGTAAATAATATGGATTTAGTAAATGAAGCAGCATTAAAGCGTACAGGAGCAATGGGAGTTATCAAAAAAGGAAGTGGAATTCAAGTTGTATATGGGCCTACTGTGTCAGTTATTAAAAGTAACTTGACAGAATATATCGAAAAAATAAAAGAACACGGCATGGAAGCCTCATTTGCAGAAGAAAAACCAGCAAGAAATATAGATTTGAATGTGTTGAACTTGAGTGAAGATAGTGTAAATGAAAATTATGAATCGCTAGAGGCAATAAATCAGATAATTGCTCCGTATAAAGGTAAAATTTACGATATTGAAAACATTAGTGATAAAATATTTAATACAAAGGTTCTTGGAGATGGTTTTGCAATTGAAATTGAAGGTGATGAAATAATTGCTCCAACTGACGGAACAGTAGTAAATGTTTATACAACAGAACATGCCTTTATCATTCAGGATAAATTTGGACATAATATTCTGATACACGTTGGACTTGGAACAGCGGGATTAAATGGAGAAGGTATAAAATTATTTAAGAAAATAGGAGATACAGTTAAAAAAGGCGAAAAAATTGGTGCATTAGATAGAAATGCGATAACAAAAGCAGGAATTTCGTTAATTTCACCTGTAACTTTCTTAAATGTAGACAAGGCAAAATATGGTATAAAAGTTGAAAAAACTGGAAATGTGGAAGCTGGGGAAGAAACAATTATATTTATAACAAAAAAATAA
- a CDS encoding DeoR/GlpR family DNA-binding transcription regulator encodes MFLDERLEKILEILKNEKKVKVTDLAEKFNVSEVIIRKNLKRLEQEGKLKRTHGGAILLKELAHSSTLEERVINRTRPKEIIARKIIENIESGETIFFDITSINYIAAEYLANSQKEITLITNMPSITTHFNKSSKVSIIMIGGEYNKEIGGNVGIEAINYIKKYNVDKAFIGSAGIDLEAGKVMNFEANDGNTKKEIMNISKKIFLATEYRKLGILGNYKFSNLSDFDVFICEKDKKDFLESYKKIFDKFEVKII; translated from the coding sequence ATGTTTTTGGATGAAAGACTGGAAAAAATACTGGAAATTCTGAAAAATGAGAAAAAAGTAAAAGTTACTGATTTAGCGGAAAAATTTAATGTTTCGGAAGTTATTATAAGAAAAAACTTAAAAAGGCTGGAGCAGGAAGGAAAGCTGAAAAGAACTCATGGAGGCGCAATTTTGCTAAAAGAGCTGGCACATTCCAGCACGCTTGAAGAAAGAGTCATAAATAGGACAAGGCCAAAGGAAATTATCGCAAGAAAAATAATAGAAAATATCGAAAGCGGAGAAACAATATTTTTTGATATTACAAGTATAAACTACATCGCAGCAGAATATCTTGCAAATTCTCAAAAGGAAATAACCCTTATTACAAATATGCCCAGCATAACCACACATTTTAACAAAAGCTCAAAAGTTAGCATTATTATGATAGGTGGAGAGTACAATAAGGAAATTGGTGGAAATGTCGGAATAGAGGCGATTAACTATATAAAAAAATACAATGTAGATAAAGCCTTTATCGGAAGTGCTGGAATAGACCTAGAAGCTGGAAAAGTGATGAATTTTGAAGCAAATGACGGAAACACAAAAAAAGAAATAATGAATATTTCAAAAAAAATATTTTTAGCAACAGAATACAGAAAATTAGGTATTCTTGGAAATTATAAATTCAGTAATTTGTCAGATTTTGATGTATTTATTTGTGAAAAAGATAAAAAAGATTTTTTGGAAAGCTATAAAAAAATTTTTGATAAATTTGAAGTGAAAATTATATAG